The following are from one region of the Cyclopterus lumpus isolate fCycLum1 chromosome 21, fCycLum1.pri, whole genome shotgun sequence genome:
- the LOC117750013 gene encoding interferon alpha/beta receptor 1a-like, producing MMNGLPLVLYLTLLLDSVLSSVLSSLPAPVNANVHSVNFHHVLRWEPGLGTPVGTQYKISWRVIGKEKKHPSYSNTTSFKLNIPDNTMRYILTVRASYNQTLSQESNRVKFYPMAQTIIGPPKVTLTGCGNCIHVNISLPEADRSSRIKDIKKFYHGSQFSVHWKTNKGAVESAITPNKTYTVKNLQIGTEYCVQVHTKINVNRNTKPSAWNCTFTSIVEPSREPVFLGAVAALLIAIVVLMSFMFCLSYTGFICKLKETLPRVLDVRHKVLGHGSTLTPERTIPYTISIDAEMEEQKRHHNHPAPQTATMCTDLYDEEEDEEGENVYMERDAELSSGESSCQDSVDVSGNSKVAVSRVSGRHGGLDQNEAKAEGTEVSFMPEGPVTDKVKEEEEEEEEVEKVEVVEVVEEEEEEEVVVVCENLGNINLFSVTLAALAVCEEEGGEQNRRESLTDFLEPLLPTKSKRTLNDTDSLTESGDRTAVALMSPTQEDFTECGYETRHIATSSGCLSSCDGETQEEKEEFSGYMGHT from the exons ATGATGAATGGGTTGCCTCTTGTGCTTTATCTCACATTACTTCTGGATTCCG TGCTCAGTTCAGTGCTCAGTTCCCTACCTGCGCCGGTCAATGCTAATGTCCACTCGGTCAACTTCCACCATGTCCTGCGTTGGGAACCTGGACTTGGCACCCCAGTAGGAACCCAGTACAAGATCAGCTGGAG gGTGAtcgggaaagaaaagaaacatccaTCGTACTCCAATACAACATCATTTAAGCTGAACATTCCAGACAACACAATGCGGTATATCCTGACTGTCCGGGCGTCCTACAACCAGACCCTGTCTCAAGAATCCAACAGAGTCAAATTCTACCCTATGGCACAGA CCATAATAGGTCCTCCAAAAGTCACTCTGACTGGATGTGGCAACTGCATCCATGTCAACATTTCCCTCCCTGAAGCTGACCGGAGCTCGAGAATCAAAGATATCAAAAAATTCTACCACGGTTCTCAGTTCAGTGTCCATTGGAAGACAAATAAAGGAGCAGTG GAGTCAGCCATAACACCAAACAAGACGTATACTGTGAAAAACCTACAGATAGGCACGGAGTACTGTGTACAGGTGCACACAAAGATTAATGTCAACAGAAACACTAAGCCATCCGCTTGGAATTGCACCTTCACTAGCATTGTGGAACCAAGCAGAG AACCTGTTTTTTTAGGTGCAGTTGCTGCTCTTCTGATAGCTATTGTTGTCCTGATGAGCTTCATGTTTTGCCTCAGCTACACTGGATTCATTTGTAAACTGAAGGAAACTCTGCCCAGAGTACTCGATGTAAGACAC AAGGTTCTGGGCCATGGCTCCACCCTAACACCAGAGAGGACAATCCCTTACACGATCTCCATTGATGcagagatggaggagcagaagaggcaCCACAATCACCCAGCTCCTCAAACTGCCACCATGTGCACTGACTTATATgacgaggaagaagatgaggaagggGAAAACGTCTACATGGAAAGAGACGCAGAGCTTTCCTCTGGGGAAAGTTCCTGCCAGGACTCTGTTGATGTGTCAGGGAACAGCAAGGTGGCTGTGTCAAGGGTCTCCGGGAGACATGGGGGGCTCGATCAAAATGAGGCCAAAGCTGAAGGAACTGAGGTTTCTTTCATGCCCGAGGGTCCAGTCACAGAtaaggtgaaggaggaggaggaggaggaggaggaggtggagaaggtggaggtggtggaggtggtggaggaggaggaggaggaggaggtggtggtggtgtgtgagAACTTGGGCAATATAAATCTGTTCTCCGTTACCCTCGCTGCACTGGCTGTAtgtgaggaagagggaggagagcagaaTAGAAGAGAATCTCTCACAGACTTTCTGGAGCCTCTACTGCCCACAAAGTCAAAGCGGACTCTGAACGACACAGACTCACTAACGGAGTCAGGTGATCGGACAGCGGTGGCATTAATGTCACCTACACAAGAAGACTTTACTGAGTGTGGGTATGAAACCAGACATATCGCCACTTCGTCTGGCTGTCTCAGTTCCTGTGATGGAGAAacgcaggaggagaaggaggaattTTCCGGATATATGGGACACACATGa